One window from the genome of Thalassospira xiamenensis M-5 = DSM 17429 encodes:
- a CDS encoding LysR family transcriptional regulator, translating into MDTRELQALIAVADEKSFHGAAAHLGLTQPAITRRIQRLEERIGTQLFDRSLKPLQPTPAGHRALAEARDLLRRLNGFTESITGNNAVTGPFRLGVSHGAAPLLAARELRDLHTRFPDMSLTIKSGWSSELLPLMRRGEIDAMLSLDGPHGTIGGTDVRDIPASLRAQKLLDDQIVAIGPRSAKHHPKNIAELAEHPMVLMPDGCTFRALGNAWARQNGVQFKSVLEVSALELQIEMVAAGAGYGIMARRFCMHSPAANRIRILDIPGMNWNMGIMLIRRQANTDLDDIIDTVGKIVVEAGAISDPLPDNNAQMLSVQ; encoded by the coding sequence ATGGATACCCGCGAACTTCAGGCATTGATTGCCGTGGCCGATGAAAAATCCTTTCATGGGGCGGCGGCCCACCTTGGCCTGACGCAGCCCGCTATCACGCGCCGCATCCAGCGCCTTGAAGAACGCATTGGCACACAGCTTTTTGACCGGTCATTGAAACCATTGCAACCAACCCCTGCCGGGCATCGTGCATTGGCCGAAGCCCGTGATCTTTTGCGCCGCCTTAACGGTTTCACCGAAAGCATCACCGGCAACAATGCCGTGACGGGCCCCTTCCGCCTTGGCGTCAGCCACGGGGCAGCGCCTCTGCTGGCAGCACGTGAACTGCGCGACCTGCACACACGTTTTCCTGACATGTCGCTTACGATCAAAAGCGGCTGGTCAAGCGAGCTGTTGCCGCTGATGCGGCGGGGTGAAATTGATGCCATGCTGTCGCTGGATGGTCCACATGGCACAATCGGTGGGACCGATGTCCGAGATATTCCGGCAAGTCTGCGCGCGCAAAAGCTTCTTGATGACCAAATCGTTGCCATCGGACCACGATCGGCCAAACACCACCCGAAAAACATTGCCGAACTGGCCGAACATCCAATGGTTCTGATGCCGGATGGCTGTACTTTCCGGGCACTTGGAAATGCGTGGGCGCGTCAGAACGGGGTACAGTTCAAGTCCGTGCTCGAAGTTTCCGCCCTTGAATTGCAGATCGAAATGGTTGCCGCCGGTGCGGGATACGGCATCATGGCACGGCGGTTCTGCATGCACAGTCCGGCGGCAAACCGCATTCGCATCCTTGATATTCCAGGCATGAACTGGAATATGGGGATCATGCTGATCCGCCGTCAGGCCAATACCGATCTTGATGATATCATTGATACCGTTGGCAAAATTGTCGTCGAAGCCGGAGCGATATCCGATCCGCTGCCAGATAATAATGCGCAAATGTTATCAGTACAATAA
- a CDS encoding tellurite resistance TerB family protein yields the protein MISHQDALIYTMVMVSASDNDITDAELSAMGRRVRYLPIFAGFDNDGVTAVARDCAKLLAEEDGLDSTLDMIREALPRKLRETAYVFACEIVLSDSEISQEELRILELIRHRLDIDRLVSAAIERAMAARYVRPGEF from the coding sequence GTGATCTCACATCAGGACGCCTTGATTTACACAATGGTTATGGTTTCGGCCTCGGATAACGACATCACCGATGCGGAACTGTCCGCAATGGGGCGTCGGGTTCGCTATCTTCCGATTTTTGCCGGCTTTGACAATGACGGTGTCACCGCGGTTGCGCGCGATTGCGCCAAACTGCTTGCCGAAGAAGACGGCTTGGACAGCACGCTGGACATGATCCGCGAAGCCCTGCCGCGCAAATTGCGCGAAACCGCTTATGTCTTTGCCTGCGAAATTGTCCTGTCTGACAGCGAAATCAGTCAGGAAGAACTTCGTATTCTCGAACTGATACGTCATCGGCTCGATATTGACCGCCTTGTGAGTGCCGCGATTGAACGCGCCATGGCCGCGCGATATGTCCGCCCCGGCGAGTTTTAG
- a CDS encoding Crp/Fnr family transcriptional regulator produces the protein MNNEDALKHLEKLAENPALDMGANAAIGHHEEEGEYIYRILSGLVMQCHYAEDGERQVCRVFRPGDLIGLETVVEPGLSLISETLTPTVLMRIPVARIRMAQATNPELQQAILRLLAREVVDGYNWKVNLGTGSAMRRICRFLLWSAKDDHCPLPTRDKLGSIIATTTETASRMIADLRRQGVLRKSRSRPSTVVIDRDRVRQKAGDFWDHRAA, from the coding sequence ATGAACAACGAAGACGCCTTGAAACATCTTGAGAAACTTGCTGAAAACCCGGCCCTTGATATGGGGGCCAATGCCGCCATCGGGCACCACGAAGAGGAAGGCGAATATATCTATCGCATCCTGTCGGGCCTTGTGATGCAATGTCATTATGCCGAAGATGGCGAACGTCAAGTCTGCCGCGTGTTCCGCCCCGGTGATCTGATCGGGCTTGAGACGGTTGTCGAACCGGGTCTTTCACTGATCAGCGAAACCCTGACGCCAACGGTCCTGATGCGCATTCCGGTTGCGCGCATCCGAATGGCACAGGCGACCAATCCCGAACTGCAACAGGCGATCCTGCGGCTGCTCGCACGCGAGGTTGTCGATGGCTATAACTGGAAGGTCAATCTGGGGACCGGATCGGCGATGCGCCGGATTTGCCGTTTCCTGCTCTGGAGTGCCAAGGATGATCACTGCCCGCTGCCGACACGCGACAAGCTGGGCAGCATCATTGCCACAACCACCGAAACCGCAAGCCGCATGATTGCTGATCTTCGCCGTCAGGGTGTTTTGCGCAAAAGCCGGTCTCGCCCGTCAACGGTCGTGATCGACCGGGATCGCGTGCGCCAGAAGGCCGGAGATTTCTGGGATCACCGCGCCGCGTGA
- a CDS encoding EAL and GGDEF domain-containing protein, whose translation MTNKLGMGVIISSNAAGTLAALIGHLRVPSGVYDPIGESLLVNAPWAQTISPDLADDTWHKIDTHPQIAQNIREISAEALNAVGYFSRVDKIDGRDVQFFAWQLSFSGQVFIRIIALQDADATTGTGVLISPQPVLVVERDGGLRFSNKAAEQAALEMGLPGALSLTKPSGQRALIEDGENIADWDDIRTVHYGQRIYQWQRMPLPTQDAIALFGQERTREESYRRALEHAVHGIIDLAADGTLTSVNEEAATLFGYDNVRELRQAYIANSEKFYARAEDLRDLRRDLVSGAGIQARDIEMRRQDGSQLWVRINATEIRGEGGSLLGYSVTVTDITKSRQAEYDLRRRQERYRALVQTAGSVILFLDSEGRILEYNRECEWTFGFSWMEAAGQNFFDFLLLDGERDQVRQGIKRLISGEIIKDEVISFRRRDGEVRLLQWNARAHFGEDGDVSGVICIGQDVTEKLSVERALRRAEEKYRGIFENSAEGLYQSRPLGDILSANPAFVSILGYDSADELLVSQAGFSQCYLNPTNRLRLTGKLMRDGVVQGFEAEMRRRDGKIIWVEENARLVRDDKGVPVLIEGSITDITDRKRSEARIQFLAHHDGLTGLPNRTLFQERLAAAVKRGKHEKRSFVLMLFDLDNFKDINDTLGHPIGDLLLQGVGERMRVCLRNEDVVARLGGDEFAVLIHDPGTVEEVTLVAQRLIERVSERFMLDGNEVQASTSVGICMFPQDGRDEKDLFRNVDLALYCSKAEGRNRYHFFEPRLQVEVQERKALERDLSHAIENDELELFYQPIIDIANHKIIGMEALVRWFHPSRGQVSPVDFIPVAERMGIIADVGHWVLNQACKQTRQWLDAGYGELTISVNLSPLELARHEDLIESVGDVLERSRLNPTQLQFEVTESAVMDNPREAAITLGILRNQGIRIAIDDFGTGYSSLAYLKRFPVDKIKIDRSFIIDLDSRDGNAAIVRAVVFLARSFGMAVNVEGIETEMQLERIVSEGVDEVQGFYFSKPIPASDFEMLLKSNVTMPFDVSFGGNTRPH comes from the coding sequence ATGACGAATAAGCTGGGTATGGGAGTTATCATTTCAAGCAATGCTGCGGGGACTCTTGCGGCGTTGATTGGGCATCTTCGTGTCCCGTCGGGGGTTTATGATCCCATCGGCGAGAGCCTTCTTGTCAATGCGCCATGGGCGCAGACGATTTCACCCGACCTTGCCGATGATACCTGGCACAAGATTGATACCCATCCCCAAATCGCCCAAAATATCCGTGAAATCAGTGCCGAGGCCCTAAATGCCGTCGGATATTTTTCGCGTGTCGATAAAATTGATGGCCGCGATGTCCAATTCTTTGCCTGGCAGCTTTCATTCTCCGGACAGGTTTTCATCCGGATCATCGCCCTTCAGGACGCAGATGCGACGACTGGTACCGGGGTTCTGATTTCGCCGCAGCCTGTTCTGGTGGTGGAGCGTGACGGCGGTTTGCGATTCTCCAACAAGGCAGCCGAGCAGGCCGCCCTTGAAATGGGGCTGCCTGGAGCATTGTCGCTGACTAAACCATCTGGCCAGCGTGCTCTGATCGAAGACGGCGAAAACATTGCCGACTGGGATGACATCCGAACCGTGCATTACGGGCAGCGGATTTATCAGTGGCAACGCATGCCGTTGCCGACACAGGATGCGATTGCACTTTTCGGGCAGGAACGCACCCGCGAGGAAAGCTATCGCCGTGCCCTTGAACATGCTGTGCACGGTATTATCGATCTGGCCGCCGATGGCACATTGACCAGTGTGAACGAAGAAGCCGCGACATTGTTTGGCTATGACAATGTTCGCGAATTGCGCCAGGCCTATATTGCCAATAGTGAAAAGTTTTATGCCCGGGCCGAGGATTTGCGGGATTTGCGTCGCGACCTCGTATCCGGGGCAGGGATTCAGGCGCGCGATATCGAAATGCGCCGTCAGGATGGCAGCCAGCTTTGGGTGCGGATCAATGCTACCGAAATTCGTGGCGAAGGCGGATCGCTTCTGGGTTATAGCGTCACGGTTACCGACATCACCAAAAGCCGTCAGGCGGAATATGATCTGCGCCGCCGTCAGGAACGTTATCGCGCGCTGGTCCAGACCGCAGGCAGCGTGATCCTGTTCCTTGATAGCGAAGGTCGCATTCTGGAATATAACCGTGAATGCGAATGGACATTCGGCTTTTCCTGGATGGAAGCCGCCGGGCAGAATTTCTTTGATTTCCTGTTGCTTGACGGTGAACGCGATCAGGTGCGTCAGGGGATCAAACGCCTGATTTCCGGCGAGATCATCAAGGACGAAGTCATTTCATTCCGGCGCCGCGATGGCGAGGTTCGCCTGTTGCAATGGAATGCGCGTGCGCATTTCGGTGAGGATGGCGACGTATCGGGCGTGATCTGCATCGGGCAGGATGTGACCGAAAAGCTGTCGGTCGAACGTGCCCTTCGCCGGGCCGAAGAAAAATATCGCGGCATTTTCGAAAATTCCGCCGAAGGTCTTTATCAGAGCCGCCCGCTTGGCGATATCCTGTCTGCCAATCCGGCCTTCGTATCGATCCTTGGCTATGACAGTGCCGATGAATTGCTGGTGTCCCAAGCCGGGTTTTCGCAATGTTACCTGAACCCGACCAATCGTCTGCGCCTGACGGGAAAGCTTATGCGCGATGGCGTGGTTCAGGGGTTTGAGGCCGAGATGCGCCGACGCGATGGCAAGATCATCTGGGTCGAGGAAAATGCAAGACTGGTACGCGATGACAAAGGTGTTCCGGTTCTGATCGAAGGATCGATCACCGACATCACAGATCGCAAACGCAGCGAAGCACGTATCCAGTTTCTGGCCCATCATGACGGATTGACCGGACTTCCGAACCGCACCCTGTTTCAGGAGCGCCTTGCAGCCGCGGTCAAGCGTGGCAAGCATGAAAAGCGCAGTTTCGTGCTGATGCTGTTTGATCTGGATAACTTCAAAGACATCAATGATACGCTTGGGCATCCCATCGGCGATCTGCTCTTACAGGGGGTTGGCGAACGCATGCGGGTTTGTCTGCGCAACGAGGATGTGGTCGCGCGCCTTGGCGGGGATGAATTTGCCGTCCTGATCCATGATCCGGGCACGGTCGAGGAAGTGACCCTTGTTGCACAGCGCCTGATTGAACGGGTTTCGGAACGCTTCATGCTGGATGGGAACGAGGTGCAGGCATCGACATCGGTCGGTATCTGCATGTTCCCCCAGGACGGGCGCGATGAAAAGGACCTGTTCCGCAATGTCGATCTGGCGCTTTATTGTTCCAAGGCCGAAGGACGTAACCGGTATCATTTCTTCGAACCGCGTTTGCAGGTCGAAGTGCAGGAACGCAAGGCGCTTGAACGCGACCTTAGTCATGCGATTGAAAATGACGAGCTGGAGCTGTTCTATCAGCCGATTATTGATATCGCGAACCACAAGATCATCGGAATGGAGGCGCTGGTGCGCTGGTTCCATCCGTCCCGCGGGCAGGTCAGCCCGGTCGATTTCATTCCTGTGGCCGAACGCATGGGCATCATTGCCGATGTTGGCCATTGGGTGCTTAATCAGGCTTGCAAACAGACCCGGCAATGGCTCGATGCAGGATATGGCGAACTGACGATTTCGGTCAATCTGTCGCCGCTGGAGCTTGCCCGGCACGAAGACCTGATTGAAAGTGTCGGCGATGTTCTGGAACGGTCGCGTTTGAACCCGACCCAGCTGCAGTTTGAAGTCACTGAAAGTGCGGTGATGGATAACCCGCGCGAAGCGGCGATCACGCTTGGCATTCTGCGAAATCAGGGCATCCGGATTGCAATTGATGATTTCGGCACAGGTTATTCATCGCTGGCCTATCTGAAACGATTCCCGGTCGACAAGATCAAGATAGACCGGTCGTTTATCATCGACCTCGACAGCCGCGATGGCAATGCCGCGATTGTGCGCGCGGTGGTGTTCCTGGCGCGGTCGTTTGGCATGGCGGTCAATGTCGAAGGGATCGAAACCGAAATGCAACTGGAACGCATCGTCTCTGAAGGCGTTGATGAGGTACAGGGCTTCTATTTCAGCAAGCCGATCCCTGCCAGCGATTTTGAAATGCTGTTGAAATCGAATGTAACCATGCCGTTCGATGTGTCCTTTGGCGGGAACACGCGGCCGCACTGA
- the greB gene encoding transcription elongation factor GreB, producing the protein MDRPIYMTPEGLAALRAELDHLWKKERPETVAVVSWAAGNGDRSENGDYIYGKKRLREIDRRVRYLRKRIEDAVVVDPHEQPDHSRVFFGATVTYVNARDEEVTIRIVGEDEAESLKGKISWISPVARALMKAGVGDVVTLRTPAGEDELEVLKISYPTV; encoded by the coding sequence ATGGACAGACCGATTTACATGACCCCCGAAGGGCTTGCCGCCCTTCGCGCCGAACTTGATCACCTGTGGAAAAAGGAACGGCCCGAAACCGTTGCAGTGGTTTCATGGGCGGCAGGTAATGGCGACCGGTCGGAAAATGGCGATTACATCTATGGCAAGAAGCGCCTGCGCGAAATTGATCGCCGGGTGCGCTATCTGCGCAAACGGATCGAGGACGCGGTTGTTGTCGACCCGCACGAACAACCCGACCACAGCCGGGTTTTCTTTGGCGCCACGGTTACATATGTGAATGCGCGGGACGAAGAAGTCACCATCCGCATCGTTGGCGAGGACGAGGCCGAAAGCCTCAAAGGCAAAATAAGCTGGATTTCACCCGTCGCACGCGCCCTGATGAAAGCCGGTGTCGGTGATGTGGTGACGCTACGCACGCCAGCAGGCGAGGACGAGCTTGAAGTCCTGAAAATCAGCTACCCGACCGTGTAA
- a CDS encoding SAM-dependent methyltransferase encodes MSELSILVILGVVTALIVVYAIRLRAVPMPSGRKARNEIISYLPKEPCRVTDFGSGWGDLAINIARARPDITVTGIELSPLPYAVSRIRARLAQLENLSLVRADFRKHDQNPGDVVVCFLDPRVMADVGDVLNQRMAPGGIVISRAFAIPGWQAFGEVPMQSGSDMLYLYRMGSHLPG; translated from the coding sequence ATGAGCGAATTATCCATCCTCGTCATTCTTGGCGTCGTTACAGCACTGATCGTGGTCTATGCCATCCGGTTGCGTGCGGTGCCGATGCCAAGTGGTCGCAAGGCACGCAACGAAATCATATCCTATCTTCCCAAGGAACCCTGCCGGGTGACGGATTTCGGATCGGGATGGGGCGATCTGGCGATCAATATCGCGCGTGCCCGACCCGATATAACGGTGACCGGGATTGAGTTATCGCCGCTACCCTATGCGGTCAGCCGCATTCGCGCGCGGCTGGCACAGCTTGAAAACCTGTCGCTGGTGCGCGCGGACTTCAGAAAGCACGATCAGAATCCGGGGGATGTTGTGGTGTGCTTTCTTGACCCGCGGGTGATGGCCGATGTCGGCGATGTGTTAAACCAGCGCATGGCACCGGGCGGGATTGTGATTTCACGCGCTTTTGCCATTCCAGGCTGGCAGGCCTTTGGCGAAGTCCCGATGCAGTCGGGATCGGATATGCTTTACCTGTACCGAATGGGATCGCATCTGCCAGGATGA
- a CDS encoding DUF3095 domain-containing protein: MPLINPYLDIPVFDDFAKVLDPSIYRELPDDWWVGTSDIVGSTKAVEAGRYKEVNMVGASVIAAATNAIGHSDFPFIFSGDGAAIACPPDKVPAVRDALAATAIWASEELRFDLRVALVRIDEIRKSGHSVRVARFLASKKLAYAVFSGRGISWAEEQMKQGHNLITPAPSGTQPDLTGLSCRWSPIRAEDGCKILSLIMLPRDDRARFDRCATALFGILEQDRRDSNPVPESGPDFRIGWQSLRLEALATQGTEGSKLRAWCKALFVSCVALFLFKTGRNLGDFDPVHYREQTKLNTDFRRFGDGIWLTVNCTAPQTEQIETLLSDAENNGDIWFGIKQQDEALMTCIVPDIATDSHLHFLDGADGGYTAAASICKAKMKKLPTQPAHAELAST; this comes from the coding sequence ATGCCCTTGATCAATCCCTATCTCGACATCCCGGTGTTCGACGATTTCGCCAAGGTTCTTGACCCGTCAATTTATCGCGAACTGCCCGATGACTGGTGGGTTGGCACATCCGATATCGTCGGATCGACCAAGGCGGTCGAAGCAGGCCGTTACAAGGAAGTCAATATGGTCGGCGCGTCGGTCATTGCCGCAGCCACCAATGCCATCGGACATTCGGATTTTCCATTCATCTTTAGCGGGGACGGTGCAGCGATTGCCTGCCCACCCGACAAGGTTCCCGCCGTCCGCGATGCCCTTGCCGCGACCGCCATCTGGGCAAGCGAAGAACTGCGTTTTGATTTGCGGGTTGCCTTGGTCCGCATCGACGAAATCCGAAAAAGTGGTCACAGTGTCCGGGTTGCCCGTTTTCTCGCATCAAAAAAGCTGGCCTATGCGGTATTTTCCGGGCGCGGCATTTCCTGGGCCGAAGAACAGATGAAACAGGGCCATAACCTGATTACCCCGGCACCGTCTGGCACGCAGCCCGATCTGACCGGACTTTCGTGCCGATGGTCGCCGATCCGGGCCGAGGATGGATGTAAAATCCTGTCACTAATCATGCTGCCCCGCGATGATCGTGCCCGTTTTGACCGTTGCGCAACCGCCCTGTTTGGCATCCTTGAACAGGACCGTCGCGACAGCAATCCGGTCCCGGAATCCGGTCCCGATTTCCGGATTGGCTGGCAAAGCCTGCGCCTCGAAGCACTGGCAACACAGGGAACCGAAGGATCAAAACTGCGCGCATGGTGCAAGGCGCTTTTCGTCTCCTGCGTTGCCCTGTTTCTGTTCAAAACTGGCCGGAATCTTGGCGATTTCGATCCGGTGCATTATCGCGAACAAACCAAACTCAATACTGATTTCCGACGCTTTGGCGATGGTATATGGCTGACTGTCAATTGCACAGCACCACAAACAGAACAAATCGAAACGTTGCTGTCGGATGCCGAAAACAATGGTGATATCTGGTTTGGGATAAAACAGCAGGACGAAGCACTGATGACCTGCATCGTTCCCGATATTGCAACGGACTCCCACCTGCATTTCCTAGATGGAGCCGATGGCGGTTACACCGCGGCGGCCAGCATCTGCAAAGCAAAGATGAAAAAGCTTCCGACACAACCAGCTCATGCAGAACTCGCATCAACTTAA
- a CDS encoding MFS transporter, translating to MSPTLRTAKWFPWLVLVAGCLVLAVNLGIRPSLGLFIPDMLTATGWSASTFGLAFAIQNLMWGVAAPIAGALADRYGTTRTLIGGALFYALGLYLMGTSTSPLELHLTSGFLIGAGVGATSFPVILAAISRAFPPNKRSFALGLASAGGSVGQFVMAPTTQFLNDGYGYVTALAILAVMSMIIVPFAFALTGKAEAHGPNSGGADLGPTGLVAAFHEARKHRGFLLLNAGFFVCGFHIAVIATHLPTFTQLCGLPGSVAAQGLAIVGLFNIVGTLTAGWAGGKWRKKWSLSFIYGMRALVILLFMLAPKTAETIWLFSALMGALWLSTVPLTSGLIVQVFGPRYMATLFGIVMLSHQIGAFFGAWMGGIIFDMTGSFDGVWITSIALGIFAALVHMPIDDKALRSEATA from the coding sequence ATGAGCCCCACTCTTCGCACCGCCAAGTGGTTTCCCTGGCTTGTTCTTGTCGCTGGCTGTCTTGTCCTGGCAGTCAATCTTGGCATCCGCCCGTCGCTTGGCCTGTTCATCCCCGATATGCTGACCGCCACGGGCTGGAGTGCCTCGACCTTTGGTCTGGCCTTTGCCATTCAGAACCTGATGTGGGGTGTTGCCGCCCCGATTGCCGGTGCCCTTGCCGATCGCTATGGCACAACCCGCACCCTGATCGGCGGGGCGCTGTTTTATGCGCTGGGTCTGTATCTCATGGGGACTTCGACCTCCCCACTTGAACTGCATCTGACATCAGGCTTCCTGATCGGGGCGGGTGTCGGTGCGACCAGTTTCCCGGTCATTCTGGCCGCTATCAGCCGCGCCTTTCCGCCGAACAAACGCAGCTTCGCCCTTGGTCTGGCATCCGCCGGGGGATCGGTCGGCCAGTTTGTCATGGCCCCGACAACCCAGTTTCTTAATGACGGTTATGGCTATGTCACCGCCCTTGCAATTCTTGCCGTCATGTCGATGATCATCGTGCCCTTTGCCTTTGCGCTTACCGGCAAGGCCGAGGCCCATGGCCCCAATTCAGGTGGTGCCGATCTTGGACCGACCGGGCTGGTCGCGGCCTTCCACGAGGCGCGCAAACATCGCGGTTTCCTGCTGCTCAATGCCGGTTTCTTTGTTTGCGGCTTCCATATCGCGGTGATCGCAACCCACCTGCCAACCTTTACCCAGCTTTGCGGGTTACCCGGTTCGGTCGCGGCACAGGGGCTTGCGATTGTTGGCCTGTTTAACATTGTTGGCACCCTGACGGCCGGTTGGGCGGGCGGCAAATGGCGAAAAAAATGGAGCCTGTCGTTTATTTACGGCATGCGAGCACTGGTCATTCTACTGTTCATGCTTGCCCCCAAAACCGCCGAAACCATCTGGCTGTTTTCTGCCCTGATGGGAGCGCTTTGGCTGTCGACCGTGCCGCTAACCAGTGGCCTCATCGTACAGGTTTTCGGCCCGCGCTATATGGCGACCCTGTTTGGCATTGTGATGCTGTCCCATCAGATCGGCGCATTCTTTGGCGCATGGATGGGCGGGATCATCTTTGATATGACCGGCAGTTTCGATGGCGTCTGGATCACGTCGATTGCGCTGGGCATCTTTGCAGCCCTTGTCCATATGCCGATTGACGACAAGGCCCTGCGTTCGGAAGCAACCGCGTAA
- a CDS encoding SlyX family protein, which produces MSQDASNRIDELEIHIAHLESSIHDMSDMIKSQWDRIDLLERRNKLMAEDIKRLVDFLRTSPEDDAPPPHY; this is translated from the coding sequence ATGAGCCAAGACGCAAGCAACCGTATCGACGAACTCGAAATCCACATCGCCCATCTCGAAAGCTCGATACATGACATGTCCGACATGATCAAATCACAGTGGGACCGGATCGACCTGCTGGAACGGCGCAACAAATTAATGGCCGAAGATATAAAACGGCTTGTCGATTTTCTGCGTACATCACCAGAAGATGATGCACCTCCGCCTCATTATTAA
- a CDS encoding VOC family protein, producing the protein MMITAATPLLNVAEIHRSIDFYRLLGFEVVARTLSDLDEQPVWAMLEAGDGDTRIRLMLAAHGGVSHEERRMRPSFAGLVWYLECNDVYGMFDALNDAGFKPEPVTELEDGTHQFFVRDPDGYEIAVTEPNGYTVG; encoded by the coding sequence ATGATGATCACAGCCGCCACACCGCTTTTAAACGTTGCCGAGATTCACCGCAGCATCGATTTTTACCGTTTGCTGGGTTTTGAGGTGGTGGCGCGTACCTTGTCCGACCTGGATGAGCAACCGGTCTGGGCGATGCTGGAGGCAGGTGACGGGGATACCAGAATACGTTTGATGCTGGCCGCGCATGGCGGTGTTTCACATGAAGAACGCCGGATGCGGCCATCCTTTGCCGGGCTGGTCTGGTATCTGGAATGCAATGATGTTTACGGCATGTTTGACGCGCTAAACGATGCCGGGTTCAAGCCAGAGCCGGTGACGGAGCTTGAGGACGGCACGCATCAGTTCTTTGTCCGTGATCCGGACGGATATGAAATTGCGGTGACAGAACCCAATGGTTACACGGTCGGGTAG
- a CDS encoding NAD(P)-dependent oxidoreductase, which produces MLGSRVTHVGEIGSGQIAKAANQMIVGITIGAIAEAFSMADEAGVDLGKLRSALTGGFADSAILQKHGERMIERNFEPGGKVVTQRKDLYQALEFSEGELGLELPFSRLALELYEELIEMGGGDLDHSALIKIYEEE; this is translated from the coding sequence GTGCTTGGATCACGCGTCACCCATGTCGGTGAAATCGGATCCGGCCAGATCGCCAAGGCCGCCAACCAGATGATCGTTGGCATCACTATCGGTGCGATTGCCGAAGCCTTTTCCATGGCCGACGAAGCCGGGGTCGATCTTGGCAAATTGCGCTCCGCACTGACCGGCGGATTTGCGGATTCCGCGATCCTGCAAAAGCACGGCGAACGCATGATCGAACGCAATTTCGAACCAGGTGGCAAGGTCGTGACCCAGCGCAAGGACCTGTATCAGGCGCTTGAATTTTCAGAAGGCGAACTGGGCCTTGAACTGCCCTTCTCGCGGCTCGCCCTTGAACTTTACGAAGAACTGATCGAAATGGGCGGCGGCGATCTTGACCATTCCGCCCTGATCAAGATTTACGAAGAAGAATGA